A portion of the Musa acuminata AAA Group cultivar baxijiao chromosome BXJ1-1, Cavendish_Baxijiao_AAA, whole genome shotgun sequence genome contains these proteins:
- the LOC103980571 gene encoding RING-H2 finger protein ATL56-like — MAEPPIQAPSPSSVPDAGEPSFMTIAFQLFLAYVFPISSFLFVAAVMFLVVSICDCYETREWRSKVARFLNKIPHGIYVVPSSPSRLPSTSDDVPEHQLHHCVICMEEYAGGEQLWVMPACKHVFHEACIKQWLLEPALTCPICRDHVIHVEATTSGGGGDDDNIETPLLVGTQ, encoded by the coding sequence ATGGCAGAACCACCGATTCAGGCCCCTTCGCCTTCTAGTGTGCCAGACGCCGGTGAACCGTCCTTTATGACGATAGCATTTCAGTTATTCCTAGCCTACGTCTTCCCCATTTCCAGCTTCTTGTTCGTGGCCGCCGTGATGTTCCTCGTCGTGTCTATTTGCGATTGCTACGAAACACGAGAATGGAGGTCCAAGGTTGCGAGGTTCCTTAATAAAATCCCACATGGCATCTACGTCGTGCCGTCTTCTCCGTCTCGACTGCCGTCGACTTCCGATGACGTTCCCGAGCATCAGCTGCATCACTGCGTTATATGCATGGAAGAGTACGCGGGCGGCGAGCAGCTGTGGGTCATGCCGGCATGCAAGCACGTGTTCCACGAGGCCTGCATCAAGCAATGGTTGCTTGAGCCAGCATTGACTTGTCCCATCTGTAGGGACCATGTGATCCATGTAGAAGCCACCACttctggcggcggcggcgacgacgacaaCATCGAAACCCCGTTATTGGTCGGAACACAGTGA
- the LOC103980581 gene encoding uncharacterized protein LOC103980581, with the protein MAEPPVQAPSPSSAPDADEPSSFLMLVFHAFLFFCSFGSGILIMAAVMFLLLALVRYCDTLQWRSMVTSFLDKIPHGIYVVPSSPSLLPSTSDDVPEHQLHHCVICMEEYAGGEQLWVMPACKHVFHEACIKQWLFKPPLTCPICRVHVIQTDDDDADDDDDDGDIETPLLVGTF; encoded by the coding sequence ATGGCAGAACCACCAGTTCAGGCCCCTTCGCCGTCTAGTGCGCCGGACGCTGATGAACCATCATCCTTTTTAATGCTAGTATTTCACGCCTTCTTATTCTTCTGCTCCTTCGGTTCCGGCATCTTGATCATGGCCGCTGTGATGTTCCTCCTCTTGGCTCTCGTCCGTTACTGTGACACACTACAATGGAGGTCCATGGTTACGAGTTTCCTCGATAAAATCCCACATGGCATCTACGTCGTGCCGTCTTCTCCTTCTCTACTGCCGTCGACTTCCGATGACGTTCCCGAGCATCAGCTGCATCACTGCGTGATTTGCATGGAGGAGTACGCGGGTGGCGAGCAGCTGTGGGTGATGCCGGCATGCAAGCACGTGTTCCATGAGGCCTGCATCAAGCAATGGTTGTTCAAGCCACCGTTGACATGCCCCATCTGTCGGGTCCATGTGATCCAAACCGACGACGACGatgccgacgacgacgacgacgacggcgacaTCGAAACCCCGTTATTGGTCGGAACGTTTTGA
- the LOC103980592 gene encoding RING-H2 finger protein ATL56-like → MSSFWNLLRAVLLCREPDRSDVVASLYVIKVVAYPPLSPSSSSNVVATPEHHHREGCVICLEDFVGGEKLWELPRCKHRFHEKCIREWLLKPSNTCPICRTPLERQRPLSLKGRRRSRIDNFRLPEEGFFRLF, encoded by the coding sequence ATGTCTAGtttctggaacctcctcagagctGTGTTGCTGTGCAGAGAACCAGATAGGTCCGACGTTGTAGCTTCCCTGTACGTCATCAAAGTCGTTGCTTACCCTCCTTTGTCGCCGTCGTCATCTTCTAATGTCGTCGCCACTCCCGAGCATCACCACCGTGAGGGCTGCGTCATCTGCTTGGAGGACTTCGTGGGTGGGGAGAAGCTGTGGGAGCTCCCCCGATGCAAGCATAGGTTCCATGAGAAGTGCATCCGAGAATGGTTGCTTAAACCATCAAACACCTGCCCCATCTGTAGGACGCCTCTGGAGAGACAGCGGCCTCTGTCGCTGAAAGGCAGAAGAAGATCAAGAATCGACAACTTTCGACTCCCGGAAGAGGGCTTTTTCCGACTTTTCTAA
- the LOC135587899 gene encoding RING-H2 finger protein ATL56-like, whose product MAEPPSQVPSPSSAPDAEEPSLMLIVLRILLIHLATGSGCLLLVAVVFLLMALCRCFETRRWRSMAASFLNKIPHGIYVVPSSPSRLPSTSDDVPEHRLDHCVICMEEYAGGERLWVMPACKHVFHEACIQQWLLKPALTCPICRDHVIHAQATTSGNDGDDDDDDNIEAPLLVGTQ is encoded by the coding sequence ATGGCAGAACCACCGAGTCAGGTCCCTTCGCCGTCCAGTGCGCCAGACGCTGAAGAACCATCCCTGATGCTGATAGTGCTTCGCATCCTCCTGATCCACTTGGCCACCGGTTCCGGCTGCTTGCTCTTGGTCGCCGTGGTGTTCCTCCTCATGGCTTTGTGCCGTTGCTTTGAAACACGACGATGGAGGTCCATGGCTGCGAGTTTCCTCAATAAAATCCCGCATGGCATCTACGTCGTGCCGTCTTCTCCTTCTCGACTGCCATCGACTTCCGATGACGTTCCCGAGCACCGGCTGGATCACTGCGTTATTTGCATGGAAGAGTACGCGGGCGGCGAGCGGCTGTGGGTGATGCCGGCATGCAAGCATGTGTTCCATGAGGCCTGCATCCAGCAATGGTTGCTTAAGCCAGCATTGACTTGCCCCATCTGTAGGGACCATGTGATCCATGCACAAGCCACCACTTCCGGAAacgacggcgacgacgacgacgacgacaacatCGAAGCCCCGTTATTGGTCGGAACACAATGA